Proteins encoded by one window of Natronomonas salsuginis:
- a CDS encoding cell division protein SepF yields MGLMSKLLGGGSANTEDYVALDVDDFDADASVASVQIRFAEISEKNDVIDIKDAVYDGDIVVADIIRHTTSDRTMEHITDELKQVAREVGGDIVQKEDDQIIITPGGVGISRSKLGR; encoded by the coding sequence ATGGGACTCATGAGCAAACTCCTCGGCGGCGGCTCGGCCAACACCGAGGACTACGTGGCGCTCGACGTCGACGACTTCGACGCCGACGCGTCGGTCGCGTCCGTACAGATCAGGTTCGCCGAAATCAGCGAGAAAAACGACGTCATCGATATCAAAGACGCCGTCTACGACGGCGACATCGTCGTCGCCGACATCATCAGACACACGACCAGCGACCGAACGATGGAGCACATCACCGACGAGCTGAAACAGGTCGCTCGCGAGGTGGGCGGCGACATCGTGCAAAAGGAGGACGACCAGATCATCATCACGCCGGGCGGCGTCGGCATCTCGCGTTCGAAACTGGGCCGATAG
- a CDS encoding oxidoreductase codes for MSPWSPAEISDRSDQTAIVTGANSGLGFEATKELARAGAHVVMAGRDRARLSNAREEIRGAVEGASLTLGELDLASLDSVRSFAATVESDLDRVDVLCNNAGIMAVPRAETDDGFEAQFGVNHLGHFALTGRLLDALTAAPDPRVVTHSSGLHTRGRMAFEDLHGEDEYDRWDAYAQSKLANLLFAYELDRRYGDVLTSVACHPGWAATNLQRRAPERMGSRLRLMAMGAANRLFAQSAAKGAWPMLYAATDQSLDGGEYVGPGGLFNMRGPPVEQRSSDRSHDADDAAELWRRSETLTGVEYGSVDR; via the coding sequence ATGTCTCCTTGGTCCCCCGCGGAGATCTCTGACCGGTCCGACCAAACGGCGATCGTTACCGGCGCGAACAGCGGTCTCGGCTTCGAGGCGACGAAGGAACTCGCCCGCGCCGGCGCACACGTCGTGATGGCGGGCCGCGACCGCGCTCGGCTATCGAACGCACGCGAAGAGATCCGTGGAGCCGTCGAGGGCGCGTCGCTCACGCTCGGCGAACTCGACCTCGCCTCGCTCGACTCCGTTCGCTCGTTCGCCGCGACCGTCGAGTCGGACCTCGACCGCGTCGACGTGCTCTGCAACAACGCCGGAATCATGGCTGTCCCGCGCGCCGAGACCGACGACGGCTTCGAGGCCCAGTTCGGCGTCAATCACCTCGGTCACTTCGCGCTCACCGGCCGTCTGCTCGACGCCCTGACTGCCGCCCCCGACCCGCGAGTCGTCACGCACAGCAGCGGCCTGCACACCCGCGGTCGGATGGCGTTCGAGGACCTCCACGGCGAGGACGAGTACGACAGGTGGGACGCGTACGCACAGAGCAAGCTCGCCAACCTGCTGTTCGCATACGAACTCGACCGTCGGTACGGCGACGTGCTGACGAGCGTCGCGTGTCACCCCGGCTGGGCGGCGACGAACCTCCAGCGGCGCGCTCCCGAACGGATGGGATCGCGGCTGCGCTTGATGGCGATGGGAGCCGCGAATCGCCTGTTCGCCCAGTCGGCGGCGAAGGGCGCGTGGCCGATGCTGTACGCCGCGACCGACCAGTCCCTCGACGGCGGCGAGTACGTCGGCCCCGGCGGGCTCTTCAACATGCGCGGACCGCCGGTAGAACAGCGTTCCAGCGATCGCTCCCACGACGCCGACGATGCGGCCGAACTGTGGCGGCGCTCGGAGACGCTAACCGGCGTCGAGTACGGGTCGGTCGACCGCTGA
- a CDS encoding RNA-binding protein, translating into MQVKSRHHLRSDEIDELEASLADHLGIDLDGDSYERVEFTDVDREVVLVDGEPLVASFDGDLFVTVRGANAHPPTNHVVTVDAGAISFVSDGANVMRPGITAATDDIEPGDLVVIAEETHGKALAVGRAEADGSDMVGDSGRVVESLHHVGDDLYEFHV; encoded by the coding sequence ATGCAGGTGAAATCCCGCCACCACCTCCGATCCGACGAGATCGACGAGCTGGAGGCGTCGCTCGCCGACCACCTCGGTATCGACCTCGACGGCGACAGCTACGAACGCGTCGAGTTCACCGACGTCGATCGCGAGGTCGTGCTCGTCGACGGCGAACCGCTCGTCGCCTCCTTCGACGGCGACCTCTTCGTCACCGTTCGCGGCGCGAACGCTCACCCGCCGACGAACCACGTCGTCACGGTCGACGCGGGCGCGATCTCGTTCGTCTCCGACGGCGCGAACGTGATGCGCCCCGGAATCACGGCCGCTACTGACGACATCGAACCGGGCGATCTGGTCGTGATCGCCGAGGAGACTCACGGCAAGGCGTTGGCGGTCGGGCGCGCCGAAGCCGACGGCTCGGACATGGTCGGCGACTCGGGACGGGTCGTTGAGTCGCTTCACCACGTCGGCGACGACCTCTACGAGTTTCACGTCTGA
- a CDS encoding DsbA family oxidoreductase yields MSADSPELTVYSDYVCPFCYLGRASLEQYQETRDEPLRIDWRPFDLRSQKRRPDGTIDHAVDDGKDDDYFEEAKQNVRRLADKYDVEMGIDLATDVDSLSAQVVSYHLREHRDYGTWLAFDEAVFSALWEDGEDIGDADLLVELAADAGADPEEVRSVLDDESFREELRAQFEEASRDGVTGVPTFTYDGYAARGAVPPEQLRRLVEGV; encoded by the coding sequence ATGAGCGCTGACTCCCCCGAACTCACGGTCTACTCGGATTACGTGTGTCCGTTCTGCTATCTGGGTCGGGCATCCCTCGAGCAGTATCAAGAAACCCGCGACGAGCCGTTGCGGATCGACTGGCGGCCGTTCGACCTGCGATCGCAGAAGCGCCGCCCCGACGGGACCATCGACCACGCCGTCGACGACGGAAAGGACGACGACTACTTCGAGGAGGCCAAGCAGAACGTCCGCCGGCTCGCGGACAAATACGACGTCGAGATGGGTATCGACCTCGCCACGGACGTCGACTCCCTCTCGGCGCAGGTCGTCTCCTACCACCTGCGTGAGCACCGCGACTACGGGACGTGGCTCGCGTTCGACGAGGCGGTCTTTTCGGCGCTCTGGGAGGACGGCGAGGACATCGGGGACGCCGATCTGCTGGTCGAACTCGCGGCGGATGCGGGGGCCGACCCCGAGGAAGTCCGGTCGGTGCTGGACGACGAATCGTTCCGCGAGGAGCTCCGCGCGCAGTTCGAGGAAGCCTCTCGCGACGGCGTCACGGGCGTTCCGACGTTCACCTACGACGGCTACGCCGCACGGGGTGCGGTGCCGCCGGAACAGCTCCGGCGACTGGTCGAGGGCGTCTAA